The Arachis ipaensis cultivar K30076 chromosome B07, Araip1.1, whole genome shotgun sequence genome includes a window with the following:
- the LOC107609435 gene encoding U2 small nuclear ribonucleoprotein B'' 2 isoform X1, with the protein MLSGDIPPNQTIYIKNLNEKIKKDELKRSLYCLFSQYGRILDVVALKTPKLRGQAWVCFSEVPAASNAVRQMQNFPFYDKPMRIQYAKTKSDCIAKEEGSYVPREKKKKQEEKAAERKRRADEAQQSAVPNGTHGASNGGPTPSFRQGPSTQEAVPPNNILFIENLPHETTGRMLEMLFEQYPGFKEVRLIEAKPGIAFVDFDDEVQSSMAMQALNGFKITPQNPMIITFAKK; encoded by the exons ATGCTATCAGGGGACATACCCCCAAACCAGACCATTTACATCAAGAACCTCAACGAGAAGATCAAGAAAGACG AGTTAAAGCGATCATTATATTGCCTGTTCTCTCAATATGGGAGGATCCTGGATGTTGTTGCCCTAAAGACACCTAAGCTTCGAGGACAAGCATGGGTTTGTTTTAGCGAAGTCCCTGCTGCTAGTAATGCGGTCCGACAAATGCAAAACTTCCCATTTTATGACAAACCTATG CGAATTCAATATGCAAAAACAAAGTCAGATTGTATTGCTAAAGAAGAGGGAAGTTATGTTccaagggaaaagaaaaagaaacaagagGAGAAAG CAGCTGAAAGAAAGCGGCGTGCTGACGAAGCACAGCAATCTGCGGTGCCTAATGGAACACATGGTGCAAGTAATGGTGGCCCGACG CCCTCGTTCCGTCAAGGTCCTAGCACCCAAGAAGCTGTGCCTCCTAACAATATTTTGTTCATAGAGAATTTGCCTCATGAAACTACTGGAAGGATGCTGGAGATGCTCTTCGAACAATACCCGGGTTTTAAGGAAGTGCGCTTGATTGAAGCAAAGCCAGGTATTGCATTTGTAGACTTCGACGACGAGGTGCAATCGTCCATGGCCATGCAGGCACTTAACGGCTTCAAAATCACCCCTCAAAATCCCATGATCATAACCTTTGCCAAGAAGTAG
- the LOC107609435 gene encoding U2 small nuclear ribonucleoprotein B'' 2 isoform X2, which produces MLSGDIPPNQTIYIKNLNEKIKKDELKRSLYCLFSQYGRILDVVALKTPKLRGQAWVCFSEVPAASNAVRQMQNFPFYDKPMRIQYAKTKSDCIAKEEGSYVPREKKKKQEEKAERKRRADEAQQSAVPNGTHGASNGGPTPSFRQGPSTQEAVPPNNILFIENLPHETTGRMLEMLFEQYPGFKEVRLIEAKPGIAFVDFDDEVQSSMAMQALNGFKITPQNPMIITFAKK; this is translated from the exons ATGCTATCAGGGGACATACCCCCAAACCAGACCATTTACATCAAGAACCTCAACGAGAAGATCAAGAAAGACG AGTTAAAGCGATCATTATATTGCCTGTTCTCTCAATATGGGAGGATCCTGGATGTTGTTGCCCTAAAGACACCTAAGCTTCGAGGACAAGCATGGGTTTGTTTTAGCGAAGTCCCTGCTGCTAGTAATGCGGTCCGACAAATGCAAAACTTCCCATTTTATGACAAACCTATG CGAATTCAATATGCAAAAACAAAGTCAGATTGTATTGCTAAAGAAGAGGGAAGTTATGTTccaagggaaaagaaaaagaaacaagagGAGAAAG CTGAAAGAAAGCGGCGTGCTGACGAAGCACAGCAATCTGCGGTGCCTAATGGAACACATGGTGCAAGTAATGGTGGCCCGACG CCCTCGTTCCGTCAAGGTCCTAGCACCCAAGAAGCTGTGCCTCCTAACAATATTTTGTTCATAGAGAATTTGCCTCATGAAACTACTGGAAGGATGCTGGAGATGCTCTTCGAACAATACCCGGGTTTTAAGGAAGTGCGCTTGATTGAAGCAAAGCCAGGTATTGCATTTGTAGACTTCGACGACGAGGTGCAATCGTCCATGGCCATGCAGGCACTTAACGGCTTCAAAATCACCCCTCAAAATCCCATGATCATAACCTTTGCCAAGAAGTAG